The following coding sequences are from one Humulus lupulus chromosome X, drHumLupu1.1, whole genome shotgun sequence window:
- the LOC133806839 gene encoding pentatricopeptide repeat-containing protein At4g04370-like: MSKRDLVSWNAIVVGYAQNGHLCEGLFLLSEMRTTLKKPDSLTVVSLLQACASIGALHQGKWVHNFVIRSCIRPCILEDTTLVDMYSKCGDLKNAKKCFDEMSEQDMVSWGTIISGYGCHGEGKTALKMFSEFLRTGIQPAPPTISSPPLRLVGGPLKPNQNPATSFLPNPTTSLCVSNLSTSQDFSLAQPQAFT, encoded by the coding sequence ATGAGCAAAAGAGATTTGGTTTCTTGGAATGCAATAGTAGTTGGATATGCTCAGAATGGTCATTTGTGTGAGGGCCTATTTCTCCTCTCTGAAATGAGAACAACACTTAAAAAACCAGACTCACTAACAGTTGTCTCTCTCCTCCAAGCTTGTGCATCTATTGGGGCACTCCATCAGGGGAAATGGGTCCACAATTTTGTTATTAGGAGCTGCATTAGACCGTGTATCCTGGAGGACACAACTCTTGTTGATATGTATTCAAAGTGTGGTGACTTGAAGAATGCTAAGAAGTGCTTCGATGAAATGTCAGAGCAGGACATGGTCTCATGGGGTACAATTATCTCCGGATATGGTTGCCATGGAGAAGGGAAAACTGCTTTGAAGATGTTTTCAGAATTTTTGCGGACTGGGATTCAACCAGCACCCCCAACGATATCTTCTCCACCCCTGCGCCTCGTCGGTGGACCATTGAAGCCGAACCAAAACCCAGCCACGAGCTTCCTCCCCAACCCAACTACTAGCCTCTGCGTCTCCAACCTGTCAACATCCCAAGATTTCTCCCTAGCCCAGCCGCAAGCCTTCACCTGA
- the LOC133804121 gene encoding uncharacterized protein LOC133804121 — translation MDSGNNSGSLQSSSTGDEEYDSRAESNPGNFLNPNSNSTAHFLGSSDSHHHYQNQQQPTLLFDHLSTNNNYLKQALFTATTSTQPQPISNPNFFLNLDCSNNTTTAGTNVGSRSGQLRLSEPKNTTTSTHQLRNVLPVPSSSTHGLTGATQFPGPSSSGRSSKKRNRASRRAPTTVLTTDTSNFRATVQEFTGIPAPPFSSGGYPTSFSRCRLDLFGGAGILPDPFYPLRPSAQKPKTSSFLTSSNSPMLGNNAIMVDIANTTTNGNNNMPNSNNNFVSSSTTSTPSLVSNHTPISDHDHDHDNHHDYHLINPSFNVHGFGTKPQGNLAMMMSTNTLHEDLSAGQGYRAQDGTSSLSSALRRVDDHIWRDGTGCKLNYAAAAATSSEFNTAEKAGLEMNDIVSSRSAGEGPVDSWIFPSE, via the coding sequence aTGGATTCTGGTAATAATAGTGGAAGTTTGCAATCTTCAAGTACCGGCGATGAGGAATACGATTCCCGAGCGGAATCAAACCCGGGTAATTTCTTGAATCCAAATTCCAATAGTACTGCCCACTTTCTTGGTTCTTCTGATTCTCATCACCATTACCAAAACCAACAACAGCCCACCTTGTTATTTGACCATCTTTCCACAAATAACAATTATCTCAAGCAGGCATTGTTCACCGCTACTACTAGTACTCAACCTCAACCAATCTCAAACCCCAATTTCTTTCTCAACCTGGATTGTAGTAATAATACTACTACTGCTGGAACTAATGTTGGGTCCAGATCAGGCCAACTAAGATTATCTGAGCCGAAGAATACTACCACTTCTACTCACCAGCTCAGAAACGTGCTACCTGTCCCATCATCATCAACTCATGGCTTGACCGGAGCTACTCAGTTTCCAGGCCCATCTTCTTCAGGTCGGAGTTCCAAGAAAAGAAACCGAGCTTCGAGGCGAGCACCAACAACGGTTCTGACCACGGACACCTCCAATTTTCGAGCCACGGTGCAAGAGTTCACTGGGATCCCTGCACCCCCATTTTCTTCAGGAGGTTATCCGACGTCGTTTTCGAGGTGCAGGCTTGATCTCTTTGGCGGGGCGGGTATTCTACCGGATCCTTTCTACCCTTTACGTCCCTCAGCTCAAAAGCCTAAGACGTCGTCGTTTCTGACTTCGTCAAATTCTCCAATGCTCGGAAACAATGCTATAATGGTCGATATTGCTAATACTACTACTAATGGTAATAACAATATGCCCAATAGTAACAACAATTTCGTTTCTAGTAGTACTACTAGCACTCCTTCACTCGTCAGCAACCACACACCAATATCCGATCATGAtcatgatcatgataatcatcatGATTACCATCTAATCAACCCTTCATTCAACGTGCACGGCTTTGGAACAAAACCTCAAGGAAACTTGGCTATGATGATGAGTACTAATACCCTTCACGAGGATTTGAGTGCGGGGCAAGGCTACCGCGCCCAAGATGGAACGTCGTCGTTGTCATCGGCATTAAGGCGTGTCGACGATCATATCTGGAGAGACGGCACTGGCTGCAAATTAAACTATGCGGCTGCAGCGGCTACGTCATCTGAGTTTAACACGGCGGAGAAGGCGGGATTGGAGATGAACGACATTGTTTCGTCGAGGTCAGCAGGTGAAGGTCCGGTTGATTCGTGGATCTTTCCTTCAGAGTAA